The DNA segment TAATCATATTTAGTATTTCAATTATTCGGAGCCATGTTAAAAAGAGATTGAATCGTTCAACGGCAAATAGAAGATCGCCATCCGGCTCTTCCAGACATAGGACCAAATCGCTAGATTATTAGGGAATCGAAATCAACCACAAACCAGGTTTTAACTCTTGCAGATTAGGATTATTGCGAAATGAAAGTGGCGGTCGCTTCCACCGCCACAATAATTCCCATTCAGTAGTGATGTCGCAAACGCTTCGATTGGACGCCTTGACCGGAGAGAAGTCGGCTCCAAATCTAAACCGCGAACTATCCATCTCAACTGGTGAACTATGGAAGCAATTCTCAACCCGCGTCACTTTTATTCCAGCAGATGCATTCTTCAGGGTGTGCGCCGGCAGCACTTCAGGGGCCGGAGAGGCGGTTTTACGCTGGTCGAGTTGTTGGTGGTGATTGCCATCATCGGCATTTTGATTGCCCTGTTGTTGCCTGCCGTCCAATCAGCACGGGAAGCGGCTCGCCGGGCGCAGTGCAGCAACAGTTTGAAGCAGATCGGACTGGGATTGTGCACCTACGAAAGCGCGAAGAAGGCGTATCCGCAAGGACGCATGTTGCCAGATTTTGCCAAACCCGGCGCCGGCGGAGCGTTAACGGAGCAAGGTGGTACAAGTTATACCACTGTCAACCCTGCTGACCAGAGCACGAAGACAGGTTTTTACTCGGTGCACATTTGGCTATTGCCGTTCATGGAGGAGAAATCAATTTTCAATTTGATCGACTTTACGTACCCGATCAGCACCGTGATGGAGAATCCAAAAGGGAGCCCGTTTAATGCCAGTTATCCTGCATTCGCCTCGGCAGCAGGCATTTTCATTTGTCCCAGCGATCCGAACACCGGGGCGGTGATTTCAGAAAACAATTACCGGTATAATTTTGGCGGCTCCACACCTTACGGTGGGTGGGCAAAAGCCGGCGCGCCAATGACGCTGACTCAAATCAACGGGAGCGTTTGTGGCGGCAACGGCGCCTTCACCATCGGCAAAGCGCTGCGGATTAAAGACTTTCCGGATGGCTTATCGAAAACCGCCTTTTTCTCCGAGCGGACCAAGGGCAGCCTGCGCACCGCGGGAAAGGATTTGGCGACCCGGGATGACGCTACCGGTCCGTTGCACCAAGACCTTACCATGAATGTGACCACCGACGTAAATTTGATGATGACCTCGTGCGTGAATGCGCCGACAGCGGCGAGCACTTATGATTTTATGGCGATGGGCCGGTGGGATCGGGATCAGACCCAATATCCTGCCAACTATACCGACGGTTGGCCCATCGCAGGCTATGTTTCGACATGTTATAACCACGTGGCACCGCCGAATTGGGTGGGATATGACTGCGGCAACTACAGCAACATTTTCGATACGCCTGGCGAGCATGCGATTGTTGCGGCCCGCAGCTACCATGTCGGCATCGTCAACGTTTGCTTTGGCGACGGGCACGTGACCAGCGTCAGCGAAAACATTGACCTGAACACCTGGCGGGCCTTAGGCACACGCAACGGCGGAGAGTCTGTTTCTGAACCGAACTAGATCCGCTGGCCGTGCGTTGATTGTGCGATGAGAAGGTTATGGTTGCCAGATGGCTTTCTCGCAGAAAATTGGGAATGCCGGTCGAGAGCGCGATTACATTATGCCCGTTTGCCTTTGCGGCGGGCAGCTGCGGCCAGGGCGGGAAATGCCAATCCGAGCAACAAAATAGTGGAAGGCTCGGGCACATTCTCCAAGCTGCCGTGGCCGGTTTTGAGCGCGGCGAGCATATATTGCAAATCGGCATTGGTGACCAAACCGTCATGGTTAACGTCGGCTACATCGAGCAAGTCGGCAAGTCCGAAGGTGGTTTCGCCCGTGCTGTTGTGGATATCGGTAAAGTATTGGGATGGGTTGGTCAGCGCTTCCTCAATTAAGCGAATGTCGGCGGCGTCAAAATGATGATCTTGATTCAAATCGCCCAACAGCAGCGTCGTGGTGAAGGCTGGAAGTATTTCGCCGGTTCCCAAAACCTGTTTGGCACCGGATAGATAGCCCGTAAAATGGATCGAGCTTTTCTCCGCCGAGGTGAGTGCGTCGCTGGACCCGATCAGCAGCGGGGTGACGGCGGAAGCTCCGGTAGGATTGCCGGAGTTGGGAACCCAGTTGCTAATTCGCAAAACGGTGCCTGAGTTCCAGCCGCCGGCGCTTCCGCCGGAAAAAGTCAAGCTGCCGCTGCCGCCCAGATCGATGGTGGAATTGGCTTGAAGGGAAAGCGTATTCAGCGTTTGATTGTGTCCCCCGGTGGCGTACGTGCCGCCGGTATGATTCACGGATTCGCCCAATGTAAGCGACGAGCCGGTGGCCAAAGCGTTGTCGACGCCGCCGGTCACTTTACCGCTATCGATAATGGTAAAGCTGGCCGCATTATTGGACATGCTGCTGTTCACATTGACTTTCAACTTGTCGACCGTCACCGGCAATTCTTCCGAAAGCGTGCCGGCCAAATTCAAGGTTCCATTGCCGGAGAGAATAACATTTGGATTGGTAAACGTGCCGGCCACAAAGGGAGGAGTCCAGCCGCCGTTGAAGCTGGTGGTATTATTGACCGCAATCCGCATGGGGTTGGTGGAAGAGGTGCTTTCGAACAGCGCGACAGTGCCATTGAAAGTCAGGTTGGTGTCACCATCGAAGATGGCGGGGTTGGCGGAGGTAGCGCCGGTGCTGCCGAGCGAAAGGCGAACCGTGTTATCAATGGTAATGGGGCTGGCGGCGTCGGCATAAAGCGTTCCGGAATTAAAGAAATTATAGACTTGAGCAAACGAAGCGCCGTGTCCTAGGCTGGTGGAATTGTGGACCTTCACCAGCGGACCAGGTGAGCCACCGCTGCCGATTTGCAGATTTCCGTTTGACACACCCGCCAGATTAATCGTCGAATTATTCCCCTGCATGTCGACGGTGCCCGGACCGTTGATCGTGAGCTTCAGACCGGCGGTGACATTGCCGTTGATGGTCAGCAAACTTCCGCTGCCGACGTTGATCGACTGGCCGGACGTGTTGCCGAAATTCACATTGCCAGCAACCGTCAGCCTGCCGCCGGCGGCAATGGCAATTCCGGCCAACACGTTGGTTCCGGAAGCTGCAAGCGAGACCGTTCCGGAATTTGTCAGGCTGAGCGCGCCGCCCATGTTGGTCAGACTGTTAACCGTGAGCGTGCTATTGGGTGCGACATCCAATCCGCCGCCGCTGCCGGAAAGAACGCGATTGGAATTCAAGGACAGGCTGCTGGCGGTGCTTTTCAAGGCGCCGCCGTTCAGGATGATGCCGTTGGAAACATCGCCCAGATTTGCGTCGGAGGAAACGGAGAGCGTGCCTCCGCTGAGCGTGACACCGCCGGTGAAATCGTTGCTGGTTGAGCCCAGCACGAGCGTGCCGGCGCCGGCGAGCGTTAATCCGTTAGTTCCAGTGACCTTCGCATTGATTGTCGCGGTGACGTTGCTGGTGGGAATTAGGATGGATGCCGGAACTCCAGCCGAGACGGCGCCCAACTTCAGCGCGGTGTTGTTGATGGTGGTGGAATTGGTGGTGTCGCCCTGAAAAATGTAACCATTGGAGGCGATTAACAGGCCACCGTTTTCCACCACGCCGAAGCCGCTTCCGGCGGCGATGGTCACCGTGCCAGCCGTGCCCCCGAAAATGACGAGACTACTTGGATCGTAAGCGTGCAGCGTACCGGTGCCATCGGCGTGATCGTTGAAATTGCTGCTTGAATTATCCCAGATGCCCGTTCCACCCAGACCGGCCGTGCCGCCATTGGTATCCCAATTTGCCCCAGCAAGACTGCCGGTGAACGATAATGAAAGTCCGGGGAAGGTTGTGTTATTGAAGCCGGAGAAAGTGGCGGCCGTATCGTGTGTGTCGGGAGTAATCACCAGCCGCAGTGAACCTCCACTATTCAGTGCGCTTTTAAAGGCCGTCAAGGAACCGTCGGAATTGGAAAAAGTTAGCGAAATGGTATGCACGGTGCCATTGAGGCTGGGATTGGTGGGGTTGCCGGTCGTGGTAAATGGGGCCGAGCCTAACTCGTTCGACAGCGGCAATAACGAGGGATCGACGGCAGCGGCGCCATTGTTGCCGACTTGATACTTTAAGCTGGTGTTGTTCGCCGAAATATCGACACCGGTAGCGTTGGTCTGGTAAACGCTGATGGTGCCCGGATTGGAAAACGCCGCATCATTTTCGGTTAGTTGCAGCGTCACGCTGCTGACATTGACGAAAGGCGACCCTCCCAGCTGGAATGATGCCAGGTTGAAATCGATAACAGCAAAACTGCTGAAGTTTGTGGGATCGCTATCGTCGCCCTCCGTATCCAAAAACAACTGGCCGTTAGGAGCAGCCCGTGGACCGGTTGGTTGTACGGTGGCGTTATTTGTGGCGTTGGCGACGAACGGGATGAGCGATTGCGCGGAGGCAGTGCTTGCTAAACTTTCTATCGCGATAATAATCGCCAACAAGGGTACGCAAGAAGCCATGATCGTTTTCATTATTTAGCCTCCAAATGATCTTCGCGCGGAAGAACATTTCTCTCCGAGAATAAAGGGGGAATACAAACAGAAAGCCATCGGTGAAAACCGTGGCCCTCTGGGAATTGGTCAAGCGCTGGACGAGCAGCGCCGTTAGGCCCTGTTATTCAGACCGCACGTGGGCCAATTTGGAAGCAGGCGGTCTAGTGTCGTAATCTCAAACTGCGCGGCTTGGGTTACCCGAAGCGCGCAGCTTTCGCGCTGCCAGCAAACCCAGCAGCGACAAGCCACCCAAAACGAAGGCCGATGGCTCGGGAACGGGGGTCACCAGGATCGGCGTGAACTCTGGTACCGCAGGAGGGCCTGCAAATACTGACATAAAACCCGTGATATCAACCGGTCCGGTGGGAATGGGCTGGCCATACATTGCAGCGTCGATCGACGAGTACGAGGTGGGCCAATAGAACAACACCATGCTGTTGCTGCTGCTATCGGTGACGGTGTACGAAAGGTTCGCCGCAGTGCCGGTCTTGCCATTTCCCCAAGTGCCATTACCCCCGGCGATGTCGGTAATCGTCACATTATGAAGTGTCCAAAGAAATTCTTGGTTACCATTGCCAACCGTTTGTGGGCTGATATTCAATTGTGGAATGGTGGCGGTTTGCGGGACTACGGTCGAGCCTGGCTGAGCGATTAATCCGATTCCCGTTAACGATCCCAACTCAGCAATCTGATGGAAAGGCGAGTAGCTGCCGCTAGCGCCAATTTGATCTCCTACGGCTGGTGTAGCATAGCCAAAGCCGGACAGCGCAGTTGCCGTTGCGAAAACATCGATCGAGCCGGTGCCGTCATTAGCAAGAAACGCCCAACTGCTAGTGGTAAATCCATTCACCGTCCCGGGCGTGTTGAGAATGGCCGTGACAATTGCCGCCGGGTCGCTGTTACCCGGGTCACCAATTGTTTGTCCGGCGACCGTGGCTGTCGAAGTAATCGGTTCGGTTGATTCGACCGTGGCGACGGTGCTGGCCAATGCATTTCCGCAAACCAACGCGGCTGCGGCAAATGCCGTGAAAACTAAAATGCGAGACGAGGTCATGGGGGGTTCTCCAAGTGATGGGTTTCAAAGTTGCGAGACGAATGCCGCTCTCTGTTCCGCAACTGAGGGTTCATTCCCCAAAACAGGACGAACTGTTTTCTTAAAACGCGTACCCTCCTTTTCGTGTCGTGCTACCGCTCACTCCCCACAAACTCGATTTCTACACTAGATATGTTACGATTGTGTCAGTCAGACAAAAGAAACTTGCGAATTTGCTTAAAATTTCTCCTTAACCTTAACTTAAAAGGATACCTAGTAATTGTTCAATGTCCAGAGGGCGTCGCATTAAAAGTTGCCGCCGCCGCAGCTGACATCTAACTGTCGACCCCCATTGGGGGGTAATTGCCGGAGGCACTACTTGAGCGGGAATTGAACCGGAAAGCACCAGCCGAAGCGGATTTACGGCAAATTAGAAGATGCCAACCGATTGATTGGTGACCATGAAGAACATTCTCATCCTCCTGCTGTTTGTCGCCGGATCGTCTGGGCATTCAAGGCCGGGCGGCAGCCGCTTCCAATTGGTGGCTAAACTAAACCCTTTGTTTGACGAACCAATTTGGCGGCCAAAAACACGAGTGCGTGTCAGATTGAACGGAGAGATGAGTTTACGGAACGCCTCGGCTGATCCCTCAATGGAATGAGTTTAGACACGCCTGGGGGCTGAGTCTAATTCGGTACTATATGAATGACATCTGGACTCAGGGCTGATGAAACTCAGCCTGTTGGCATTGGTAGTATTCGAATTCATCGGCTGGGACAAGCCAGAACATCCCGGCACGTGCCACGTCGGAAATTACCACCATGCCATCCAGTTCAATATATCCATTCTGATAATGTCGTACCGGCAGAGGGATATGGCACTTCGTGCGCGGAGTGCTGTAGGGCTCAAAAGAGCCCGTCGTGGGAAATGATCGCAAAGGCCTTTGAAAATAGCATGCAAGGTTCCAGAAAGTAAACGAAGTATGACGTTGGATTGAATGCAAGCGAGGCGATTGGCTGTGAAATTGCCTACGCGTTCGACCATTTCACATCAGGACACTGATTTATTTGCCTCGCGGCATTTTCGCCATGATCGTTTTCACGATTGAAGTGCTGACGGCAGTGTAACCCAAGCCCTTGGCCATCTTAGCAATCTCGCTTGGATTCTTGGCTGGATATTCTTTAACCAATTGCGCTATCGCTGCGGGCGTACTTGTGAGCTTCTTCATTGCCGCATTGTCGTCCTCGGGCTCAATCTGTCAACCTGTCTTAGGCCCTGAGAGTTGCTTGGAACCAGAGTTTCAACTCAGTCCCAATAAATGGTCATTTTTTGATTTGGCTCACGCGCAGGTCCTCTGAACGGGTTTAGATCGTGAGTACTCTACGGACTGCACGGCATACATCCGAACCTACGGCTGCTTGGACGGTGTCGCCAGCCACTTGGCGACTTCCGAGTCCTGCTTCGCTGCATCGTCGGCGTATTTCTTCAAATCCGGCACGTCCGGATGGAGATCCAACTGGCGGTTCCAGAATGCCACGGCGTCTTTTGACCAGGCGGCGACTTGCTGGCGATCGTTGTCCTGCTTGGCTGCTTCGATTTTGCCGTTAAAGACGTACACAAGTTCTCTGGTAAATGTCGCCACGGTCGGATTATGTTCCACCAAATCCTTGTAAAATAGCGTTGCCTGGTCGTCCATTTCGGCGGCATGCGGCCAATCGCCTTGCACCTGGTAAAGATTTGCGAGGAAATCGGAAAGCAATGCGACGTCGAATTCGGCCCACATGGGACTGGGACTTATGCTGACGATTCTCGCTTCATCCCCTTGGGGACGCTCCGGTTGAAATATCGCGGGGCGGGCAGCCTTCATATCCGCCCATATTGCCTTGTGCAGCTCCAGACCTCGGACACGAAAAGGCATGGCTGCCGCCGCGGACTGCGGAGTTGGCTTGGAAGAGAGCAAAACGATCGATTTCACGTTCAGCGCGTTTGCTACTTCACGTCGAAATTCCGCCGATGCGGGATAGCACCGCACCAATTGCTCGCCAAGGGCGATGGATTCGTTCACATCCTGGAGGGCCTCAGCCGGATCGATATATCGAGTCGTCCGCCACAAGGCCCACACCAGATCGTCTCGCGCGAACGGATCGCTGGGATCTTCCGCAACCAAGCTTCTGAAAGTCTCGATGGCCTGCCTCCCGGCTTGCTCTGGCGTCGGTGGTATCGTGTGCGGTCGCCATTCCTCCAGGATGCACGTCCAGCCCAGGTTTTGGCGCAACAGCCGATCACCCGGATGTTCGTTGAGCAATTGCTCCTGAAGCTTGCGTGCCTTTTCAAACGCGTCCATGACACTTTGGTCGAAAACTTCGGTGCGCTCCAGCAGCAGTTGTCCGTAGCGCGCGTAGAGTCTGGCCAGTTCTTCGCGCGGGGTCGGATCCGCAATGGGTTTTGATAAAAATGGCTCGTATCGGTCGATGACCGCTTTGATCAGCTCGATGCGCAGCGGTTGCAGTCCGGGTCGGTCCTTGAGGCGCTCATCAGAAATTCTCAGCAAATCTTCCACGGCTCCCCGGGCCTCGCGAAAATTCTCGTCCGCCAACGCCTTTTGTTGCTGCGCGTCAGCTAACGCTGCGGTTGCCCTTGCCGCTTCGCGCTCCGCGCTCCGCGCGGCCTGCTTGCCACAGGCTCGCTGCCAATCCCAAAGCAAGTGCCAGCATTACGGAGGCGGCCGCCGTGCATGCGAGCTTGTTCCGCCGGACCATCTTTTGCAGTTTGTAAAATTGTCCCGGCGGCGAAGCGCTGACCGCTTCGTTTTGCAGGTGGCGCTGGATTTCCAGCGCCAAATCATTGGCCGTTTCGTAGCGCCGCGTGCGGTCTTTCTCCAGGCACTTCATAACGATCCAATCCAGATCGCCGGCGATGAGTTTTTGCAGGCGGCGCGGTTCGGTGTGCCGCTTCGCAGAGATATTTGCCAAGTCGTGCTGCGACTGCGACAACCGTGTGCTTGGTTTGGGGAGGTCGACTTCGCGGATGGTCTTGAGCATTTCGGCGTAGCCCAGCGAGCGCAGCTTTTTGCCATCCATGGGCGTGGTGCCGGTCAGGAGTTCATACAGCAGCA comes from the Pirellulales bacterium genome and includes:
- a CDS encoding serine/threonine-protein kinase, whose translation is MIARFEAERQALAVMDHLNIARVLDAGCTESGRPYFAIELVQGIPITQYCDDKQLPPQERLELFVEVCHAVQHAHQKGIIHRDLKPSNVLVMIYDGKPLPKIIDFGVAKALHQQLTEKTMFTQFGAIVGTLEYMSPEQAQSDAMGTDTRSDIYSLGVLLYELLTGTTPMDGKKLRSLGYAEMLKTIREVDLPKPSTRLSQSQHDLANISAKRHTEPRRLQKLIAGDLDWIVMKCLEKDRTRRYETANDLALEIQRHLQNEAVSASPPGQFYKLQKMVRRNKLACTAAASVMLALALGLAASLWQAGRAERGARSGKGNRSVS
- a CDS encoding DUF1559 domain-containing protein, giving the protein MEAILNPRHFYSSRCILQGVRRQHFRGRRGGFTLVELLVVIAIIGILIALLLPAVQSAREAARRAQCSNSLKQIGLGLCTYESAKKAYPQGRMLPDFAKPGAGGALTEQGGTSYTTVNPADQSTKTGFYSVHIWLLPFMEEKSIFNLIDFTYPISTVMENPKGSPFNASYPAFASAAGIFICPSDPNTGAVISENNYRYNFGGSTPYGGWAKAGAPMTLTQINGSVCGGNGAFTIGKALRIKDFPDGLSKTAFFSERTKGSLRTAGKDLATRDDATGPLHQDLTMNVTTDVNLMMTSCVNAPTAASTYDFMAMGRWDRDQTQYPANYTDGWPIAGYVSTCYNHVAPPNWVGYDCGNYSNIFDTPGEHAIVAARSYHVGIVNVCFGDGHVTSVSENIDLNTWRALGTRNGGESVSEPN
- a CDS encoding PEP-CTERM sorting domain-containing protein, whose translation is MTSSRILVFTAFAAAALVCGNALASTVATVESTEPITSTATVAGQTIGDPGNSDPAAIVTAILNTPGTVNGFTTSSWAFLANDGTGSIDVFATATALSGFGYATPAVGDQIGASGSYSPFHQIAELGSLTGIGLIAQPGSTVVPQTATIPQLNISPQTVGNGNQEFLWTLHNVTITDIAGGNGTWGNGKTGTAANLSYTVTDSSSNSMVLFYWPTSYSSIDAAMYGQPIPTGPVDITGFMSVFAGPPAVPEFTPILVTPVPEPSAFVLGGLSLLGLLAARKLRASGNPSRAV
- a CDS encoding PEP-CTERM sorting domain-containing protein, yielding MKTIMASCVPLLAIIIAIESLASTASAQSLIPFVANATNNATVQPTGPRAAPNGQLFLDTEGDDSDPTNFSSFAVIDFNLASFQLGGSPFVNVSSVTLQLTENDAAFSNPGTISVYQTNATGVDISANNTSLKYQVGNNGAAAVDPSLLPLSNELGSAPFTTTGNPTNPSLNGTVHTISLTFSNSDGSLTAFKSALNSGGSLRLVITPDTHDTAATFSGFNNTTFPGLSLSFTGSLAGANWDTNGGTAGLGGTGIWDNSSSNFNDHADGTGTLHAYDPSSLVIFGGTAGTVTIAAGSGFGVVENGGLLIASNGYIFQGDTTNSTTINNTALKLGAVSAGVPASILIPTSNVTATINAKVTGTNGLTLAGAGTLVLGSTSNDFTGGVTLSGGTLSVSSDANLGDVSNGIILNGGALKSTASSLSLNSNRVLSGSGGGLDVAPNSTLTVNSLTNMGGALSLTNSGTVSLAASGTNVLAGIAIAAGGRLTVAGNVNFGNTSGQSINVGSGSLLTINGNVTAGLKLTINGPGTVDMQGNNSTINLAGVSNGNLQIGSGGSPGPLVKVHNSTSLGHGASFAQVYNFFNSGTLYADAASPITIDNTVRLSLGSTGATSANPAIFDGDTNLTFNGTVALFESTSSTNPMRIAVNNTTSFNGGWTPPFVAGTFTNPNVILSGNGTLNLAGTLSEELPVTVDKLKVNVNSSMSNNAASFTIIDSGKVTGGVDNALATGSSLTLGESVNHTGGTYATGGHNQTLNTLSLQANSTIDLGGSGSLTFSGGSAGGWNSGTVLRISNWVPNSGNPTGASAVTPLLIGSSDALTSAEKSSIHFTGYLSGAKQVLGTGEILPAFTTTLLLGDLNQDHHFDAADIRLIEEALTNPSQYFTDIHNSTGETTFGLADLLDVADVNHDGLVTNADLQYMLAALKTGHGSLENVPEPSTILLLGLAFPALAAAARRKGKRA